From a region of the Corallococcus macrosporus genome:
- the dnaK gene encoding molecular chaperone DnaK: MADDIAIGIDLGTSYSCVSVVHEGQPTVIPNEWGETTHASCVSFLEEGSVLVGNAAKKNIITSPENTVYSAKRLIGRYYFSDEVKKAQAVMPYRIVEGDNNSVRIGVRDRSYSLPEISALVLKEMKAVAETYLGREVHKAVITVPAYFNDNQRQATKDAGRIAGLEVLRILNEPTAAALAYGFGRDVNQRVVVYDLGGGTFDVSILEIGKDVFEVLATAGDTYLGGDDFDDRIMTWMAEDFLNRTRLDLRQNKYCLQMLKDAAEKAKIDVGQTGTAEILCQGICQDANGNVMDLRNTLNQDQFNRMVMDLVQRTFKVCDEALQSARLTAADIDAVILVGGPTRLPIIRNSVKHYFQKDPLEGINPDQVVAMGAALQSHALLDSKTETFLVDVTPLTLRIGTVGGYTEKIIDKNTPVPIDRSKTFTTSRDGQEKVKIRVYQGESNRAEECEMLGEFEFSGFRIGYRGEVKIEVTFEINTDGLVNVSACDVETGQKTSTAITLSSGMTETDIQQSIQANRNTRLAGHNASDLPAVAN; the protein is encoded by the coding sequence ATGGCGGACGACATCGCAATCGGCATCGACCTGGGCACGTCCTATTCGTGCGTGTCCGTCGTCCACGAGGGTCAGCCCACGGTCATCCCCAACGAGTGGGGCGAGACGACCCATGCCTCGTGCGTGTCCTTCCTGGAGGAAGGGTCCGTGCTGGTGGGCAACGCGGCGAAGAAGAACATCATCACCAGCCCCGAGAACACGGTGTACTCGGCCAAGCGGCTCATCGGCCGGTACTACTTCTCCGACGAGGTGAAGAAGGCGCAGGCGGTGATGCCGTACCGCATCGTCGAGGGCGACAACAACTCGGTGCGCATCGGTGTGCGGGACCGCAGCTATTCGCTGCCGGAGATCTCCGCGCTGGTGCTCAAGGAGATGAAGGCCGTCGCGGAGACGTACCTGGGCCGTGAGGTGCACAAGGCGGTCATCACCGTCCCGGCGTACTTCAACGACAACCAGCGCCAGGCGACGAAGGACGCGGGCCGCATCGCGGGGCTGGAGGTGCTTCGCATCCTCAACGAGCCCACGGCGGCGGCGCTCGCGTACGGCTTCGGCCGGGACGTGAACCAGCGCGTCGTCGTCTACGACCTGGGCGGCGGCACGTTCGACGTGTCCATCCTGGAGATCGGCAAGGACGTCTTTGAAGTGCTCGCGACGGCGGGCGACACGTACCTGGGCGGCGACGACTTCGACGACCGCATCATGACGTGGATGGCGGAGGACTTCCTCAACCGCACGCGGCTGGACCTGCGGCAGAACAAGTACTGCCTGCAGATGCTGAAGGACGCGGCGGAGAAGGCGAAGATCGACGTGGGCCAGACCGGCACCGCGGAGATCCTCTGCCAGGGCATCTGCCAGGACGCCAACGGCAACGTGATGGACCTGCGCAACACGCTCAACCAGGACCAGTTCAACCGGATGGTGATGGACCTGGTGCAGCGCACGTTCAAGGTCTGCGACGAGGCCCTGCAGAGCGCGCGGCTGACGGCGGCGGACATCGACGCGGTCATCCTGGTGGGCGGGCCCACGCGGCTGCCCATCATCCGCAACTCGGTGAAGCACTACTTCCAGAAGGATCCGCTGGAGGGCATCAACCCGGATCAGGTCGTGGCCATGGGCGCGGCGCTGCAGTCGCACGCGCTCTTGGACAGCAAGACGGAGACGTTCCTGGTGGACGTCACGCCGCTGACGCTGCGGATCGGCACCGTGGGTGGGTACACGGAGAAGATCATCGACAAGAACACGCCGGTGCCCATCGACCGCTCGAAGACCTTCACCACCAGCCGCGACGGGCAGGAGAAGGTGAAGATCCGCGTGTACCAGGGTGAGTCCAACCGCGCCGAGGAGTGCGAGATGCTGGGCGAGTTCGAGTTCTCGGGCTTCCGCATCGGGTATCGCGGCGAGGTGAAGATCGAAGTGACGTTCGAGATCAACACGGACGGTCTGGTGAACGTGTCCGCGTGCGACGTGGAGACGGGCCAGAAGACGTCCACGGCCATCACGCTGTCGTCCGGCATGACGGAGACGGACATCCAGCAGTCGATCCAGGCGAACCGCAACACGCGGCTCGCGGGCCACAACGCCAGCGACCTTCCCGCCGTGGCCAACTAG
- a CDS encoding MXAN_2756 family trypsin-like serine endoprotease, translated as MFRPLVLIPALLGLLLALPTRAGAEARPSRADLQRVLELHARSSVRVRGPQQAGPGIIVGADGQVLTAASLVGPQSAQVEHAGNALTARVVLSSTTLQVAVVAGPQGAWPAAPVRLVPEGLAGRWVVGVMPARKKGQRDTPRATLAKAAPAPFFDVDLTLAPGSPLYDGDGRLVGVVVERRGRGARALPLSAVKAELASADAP; from the coding sequence ATGTTCCGCCCGCTCGTCCTCATCCCTGCCCTCCTCGGTCTCCTCCTGGCCCTGCCCACGCGGGCCGGCGCGGAGGCCCGTCCGTCCCGCGCCGACCTCCAGCGCGTGCTGGAGCTGCACGCCCGCTCGTCGGTGCGCGTGCGCGGCCCGCAGCAGGCGGGGCCCGGCATCATCGTGGGCGCGGACGGCCAGGTGCTCACCGCCGCGTCGCTCGTGGGCCCCCAGTCCGCCCAGGTGGAGCACGCGGGCAATGCGCTGACGGCGCGCGTGGTCCTCTCCAGCACCACGCTCCAGGTCGCGGTGGTGGCGGGCCCCCAGGGCGCGTGGCCCGCGGCGCCGGTGCGGCTGGTGCCGGAGGGGCTCGCGGGCCGCTGGGTGGTGGGCGTCATGCCCGCGCGAAAGAAGGGCCAGCGGGACACGCCCAGGGCCACGCTGGCGAAGGCCGCGCCCGCGCCGTTCTTCGACGTGGACCTCACGCTCGCGCCGGGCAGCCCGCTGTATGACGGGGACGGACGGCTCGTCGGCGTCGTCGTCGAGCGCCGGGGCCGTGGCGCGCGCGCCCTGCCCCTGTCCGCGGTGAAGGCGGAGCTCGCCTCGGCGGACGCGCCATGA
- the polX gene encoding DNA polymerase/3'-5' exonuclease PolX, with the protein MTPDVTPSTAVLTDKATVAQVLRDMSLLLQLQGQSGFRVRAYDIAADRIANLPQELGAVVTQGRLQELQGIGPGLADKLTELVTTGRMTAFEELKAQFPAGLLELMKLPDVGPKKVAALWSELQVGSVEDLERACKDGRVRELKGFGPKSEAKLLDGIAVYRRARGERKLLGDALPIAEGLLERIRQAPGVVRASLGGSVRRRAETVSDVDLIASAPDAGPVLDALANAPGVATVLGKGDSKCSVRMVQGDLQVDLRVLPDEDFATALHHFTGSKAHHIRLRNLGHEKGLKISEWGVHREDGTKVPVPDEATLYRLLDMQEVPPELREDNGEVEAARAGKLPKDLVTLEDVQGAVHAHSTWSDGRNSLEEMARAAQALGLKYLTITEHSEAAIHAGGLKVDDLKRQWEEIDRVNAAVPGVRLLKGIEVDILESGALDYADSVLEQLEVVIASIHVRHSMDEDQMTRRVLAALDNPHLHILGHPTGRLIQSREPYALRMEEVLERARERGVAVEINGKPARLDLKAEYVRQAVGLGVKLVVSCDAHRQEDLKNLAYAVATARRGWARKQDILNTRSAESFLAALRER; encoded by the coding sequence GTGACTCCCGACGTGACACCCTCCACCGCCGTGCTCACCGACAAGGCGACCGTCGCCCAGGTCCTCCGGGACATGTCCCTCCTGCTCCAGCTCCAGGGGCAGAGCGGCTTCCGCGTCCGCGCCTACGACATCGCCGCGGACCGCATCGCGAACCTGCCGCAGGAGCTGGGCGCCGTCGTCACCCAGGGCCGCCTGCAGGAGCTCCAGGGCATCGGACCGGGGCTCGCCGACAAGCTCACCGAGCTGGTGACGACCGGCCGCATGACGGCCTTCGAGGAGCTGAAGGCCCAGTTCCCCGCCGGCCTGCTGGAGCTGATGAAGCTGCCGGACGTGGGCCCGAAGAAGGTGGCGGCCCTGTGGAGCGAGCTGCAGGTTGGCAGCGTCGAGGACCTGGAGCGCGCCTGCAAGGACGGCCGCGTGCGGGAGCTCAAGGGCTTTGGCCCGAAGAGCGAGGCGAAGCTCCTGGACGGCATCGCGGTGTACCGGCGCGCACGCGGAGAGCGGAAGCTCCTGGGGGACGCGCTGCCCATCGCGGAAGGACTGCTGGAGCGGATCCGCCAGGCCCCCGGCGTGGTGCGCGCGAGCCTGGGTGGCAGCGTGCGCCGGCGCGCGGAGACGGTGTCCGACGTGGACCTCATCGCCTCCGCGCCGGACGCGGGGCCGGTGCTGGACGCGCTCGCGAACGCGCCGGGCGTGGCCACGGTGCTGGGCAAGGGCGACAGCAAGTGCTCCGTGCGCATGGTGCAGGGCGACCTCCAGGTGGACCTGCGCGTGCTGCCGGACGAGGACTTCGCCACCGCGCTGCACCACTTCACCGGCTCCAAGGCGCACCACATCCGGCTGCGCAACCTGGGCCACGAGAAGGGCCTCAAGATTTCCGAGTGGGGCGTGCACCGCGAGGACGGCACCAAGGTCCCCGTCCCCGACGAGGCGACGCTGTACCGGCTGCTGGACATGCAGGAGGTGCCGCCGGAGCTGCGCGAGGACAACGGCGAGGTGGAGGCCGCGAGGGCCGGCAAGCTGCCGAAGGACCTGGTGACGCTGGAGGACGTGCAGGGCGCGGTGCACGCGCACAGCACCTGGTCCGACGGCCGCAACTCGCTGGAGGAGATGGCGCGCGCGGCGCAGGCGCTGGGACTCAAGTACCTCACCATCACCGAGCACAGCGAGGCGGCCATCCACGCGGGCGGCCTGAAGGTGGATGACCTCAAGCGGCAGTGGGAGGAGATCGACCGCGTGAACGCGGCGGTGCCCGGCGTGCGGCTGCTCAAGGGCATCGAGGTGGACATCCTGGAGTCAGGGGCGCTGGACTACGCGGACAGCGTGCTGGAGCAACTGGAGGTCGTCATCGCGTCCATCCATGTCCGCCACTCCATGGACGAGGACCAGATGACGCGCCGGGTGCTGGCGGCGCTGGACAACCCGCACCTGCACATCCTGGGACACCCCACCGGGCGCCTCATCCAGAGCCGCGAGCCGTACGCGCTGCGCATGGAGGAGGTGCTGGAGCGCGCCCGCGAGCGCGGCGTCGCGGTGGAGATCAACGGCAAGCCGGCGCGCCTGGACCTCAAGGCCGAGTACGTCCGTCAGGCCGTGGGACTCGGGGTGAAGCTGGTGGTGAGCTGCGACGCGCACCGGCAGGAGGACCTGAAGAACCTGGCCTACGCGGTGGCCACCGCGCGCCGGGGCTGGGCGAGGAAACAGGACATCCTCAACACCCGGTCCGCCGAGAGCTTCCTCGCCGCCCTGCGGGAGCGCTGA
- the mrtX gene encoding myxosortase MrtX, which translates to MSRPSGPPFRLSAVQEAVGLWALGFLGIVVAFLIAGGTSVPKLVATVGFLYLPLIPMRWRDEDYRDYGLSLRAWKEDVRLFLILSAIVGPLFFAGFAGFVQVVPHLPPGLAQHLTPIIGEGHFQPRLPPRFGEWVIDQLFVVALPEEFFYRGYLQARLRDAWPQGRVVLGARLGRAFWVTAVLFALGHLAIFQTWRLAVFFPALLFGWMRERTGTLVGCSLFHAACNLYVRFLEVSFFGGP; encoded by the coding sequence ATGAGCCGTCCTTCGGGGCCGCCCTTCCGGTTGAGCGCGGTGCAGGAGGCGGTGGGCCTCTGGGCGCTGGGCTTCCTGGGCATCGTCGTGGCCTTCCTCATCGCCGGGGGCACGAGCGTGCCCAAGCTGGTGGCCACGGTGGGCTTCCTCTACCTGCCGCTCATCCCCATGCGCTGGCGCGACGAGGACTACCGCGACTACGGCCTCAGCTTGCGCGCGTGGAAGGAGGATGTGCGGCTGTTCCTGATCCTGTCCGCCATCGTGGGCCCGCTGTTCTTCGCGGGCTTCGCCGGCTTCGTGCAGGTGGTGCCGCACCTGCCGCCCGGACTCGCGCAGCACCTGACGCCCATCATCGGCGAGGGCCACTTCCAGCCGCGCCTGCCCCCGCGCTTCGGCGAGTGGGTGATTGATCAGCTCTTCGTCGTCGCCCTGCCAGAGGAGTTCTTCTACCGGGGCTATCTCCAGGCCCGCCTGCGCGACGCATGGCCGCAGGGGCGCGTGGTGCTGGGCGCGCGGCTGGGACGCGCTTTCTGGGTGACGGCCGTGCTCTTCGCGCTGGGCCACCTGGCCATCTTCCAGACGTGGCGGCTGGCGGTGTTCTTCCCCGCCCTCCTCTTCGGCTGGATGCGCGAGCGCACCGGCACCCTCGTCGGCTGCTCCCTCTTCCACGCCGCCTGCAACCTCTACGTGCGCTTCTTGGAAGTGTCGTTCTTCGGCGGCCCGTAG
- a CDS encoding Rieske (2Fe-2S) protein has protein sequence MTKIKLGPADFAEREMRGYEVGKRNVCIAKIHGRYKGLDDWCNHAGCLLSGGRIEDNMVVCPCHEVGFDMDTGANATSPGVCDDQPTVQLTVEDGTLVVDLPDA, from the coding sequence ATGACGAAGATCAAGCTGGGACCCGCGGACTTCGCCGAGAGGGAGATGCGGGGCTACGAAGTGGGCAAGCGCAACGTCTGCATCGCGAAGATCCACGGCCGCTACAAGGGCCTCGATGACTGGTGCAACCACGCCGGGTGCCTGCTGTCGGGCGGGCGCATCGAGGACAACATGGTCGTGTGCCCGTGCCACGAGGTCGGCTTCGACATGGACACGGGCGCCAACGCCACCTCTCCCGGCGTCTGTGATGACCAGCCGACGGTGCAGCTCACGGTCGAGGACGGCACCCTCGTCGTCGACCTGCCCGACGCCTGA
- a CDS encoding TIGR02757 family protein: MKKRRVAHTGLSIQAAERLRPRLDAFLATTDAKARIGFDPVEFPHRYTDPRDVEVSALLAAALAYGRADLFRPKVDALLKQMGPSPAAFVRALDVPGAKALLTGFVYRFNVGTDLAVLLLGMGRALREHGSLEALFVQGWKASGTLHGALAAFTASLRDVPMDALRKALGPERGLHHLLPSPLGPGAAKRLNLYLRWMVRGPDAVDFGIWKQVPASALLVPLDTHIGRMALHLGLTKRTDLTWRTAEEVTASLRALDPEDPVRYDFALCHYGMSGACPAKTVPQHCARCALLPSCKVGPRAVARSSVQI; this comes from the coding sequence ATGAAGAAGCGCCGTGTCGCGCACACAGGGTTGAGCATCCAGGCCGCCGAGCGCCTGCGCCCCCGCCTGGATGCCTTCCTGGCCACCACCGATGCGAAGGCGCGCATCGGGTTCGACCCGGTGGAGTTCCCCCACCGCTACACGGATCCTCGCGACGTGGAGGTCAGCGCGCTGCTCGCGGCGGCGCTGGCGTACGGGCGCGCGGACCTCTTCCGCCCGAAGGTGGACGCGCTGCTGAAGCAGATGGGCCCGTCACCCGCGGCCTTCGTGCGCGCGCTGGACGTGCCGGGCGCGAAGGCGCTCCTCACGGGCTTCGTCTACCGCTTCAACGTGGGCACCGACCTCGCGGTGCTGCTCCTGGGGATGGGCCGCGCGCTGCGCGAGCACGGCAGCCTGGAGGCCCTGTTCGTCCAGGGTTGGAAGGCGAGCGGCACGCTCCACGGGGCGCTCGCGGCCTTCACCGCCTCGCTGCGGGACGTGCCCATGGACGCGCTCCGCAAGGCGCTGGGACCGGAGCGCGGGCTGCACCACCTGCTGCCCTCGCCGCTGGGGCCGGGCGCGGCGAAGCGCCTCAACCTCTACCTGCGCTGGATGGTGCGCGGACCGGACGCGGTGGACTTCGGCATCTGGAAGCAGGTGCCGGCTTCAGCACTGCTGGTCCCACTGGACACGCACATCGGACGGATGGCGCTGCACCTGGGGCTCACGAAGCGCACGGACCTCACCTGGCGCACGGCGGAGGAGGTGACGGCGTCGTTACGGGCGTTGGATCCGGAAGACCCCGTCCGCTACGACTTTGCTTTGTGCCACTACGGAATGAGCGGTGCGTGCCCGGCGAAGACGGTGCCCCAGCATTGCGCGCGGTGTGCGCTCCTACCTTCCTGCAAGGTAGGACCCCGCGCGGTGGCGCGAAGTTCCGTGCAAATCTGA
- a CDS encoding CvpA family protein, with protein MVIDLILLGMVLFFGTLGALSGAARQVANSVGLAAGYFVSRKLAPLAGPKLAVALGSPLLVGTLFGTVLLFVVTWLTVRYALGALLLRFLSGKDPEERGMDRTLGFILGGGKMAALFWVCLSALTFMEQHVVVAGKRVGVAPKDSMAFDLSRRFNLFELTQFAPLEDLVRVAQATHDPAKAKKLQDDPAFKALRKDPRFQVALTHQDLQAALERGDTRALLRNDVVLQLIQDPQAAARLGAAARASEKPAPAAKR; from the coding sequence ATGGTCATCGACCTCATCCTCCTGGGCATGGTGCTGTTCTTCGGCACCCTCGGCGCCCTCTCCGGCGCCGCCCGGCAGGTGGCCAACTCCGTGGGGCTCGCGGCGGGCTACTTCGTCTCGCGCAAGCTCGCGCCCCTTGCCGGTCCCAAGCTCGCGGTCGCGCTGGGCTCGCCGTTGCTCGTGGGCACGCTCTTCGGCACGGTGCTCCTCTTCGTCGTGACGTGGCTCACCGTGCGCTACGCCCTGGGCGCGCTGCTGCTGCGCTTCCTCTCCGGCAAGGATCCGGAGGAGCGCGGCATGGACCGCACGCTGGGCTTCATCCTCGGCGGCGGGAAGATGGCGGCCCTCTTCTGGGTGTGCCTGAGCGCGCTGACCTTCATGGAGCAGCACGTCGTCGTCGCCGGCAAGCGCGTGGGCGTGGCCCCGAAGGACTCCATGGCCTTCGACCTGTCCCGCCGCTTCAACCTCTTCGAGCTGACCCAGTTCGCCCCGCTGGAGGACCTGGTCCGCGTGGCCCAGGCCACCCACGACCCCGCCAAGGCGAAGAAGCTCCAGGACGACCCGGCCTTCAAGGCCCTGCGCAAGGACCCGCGCTTCCAGGTCGCCCTCACGCACCAGGACCTGCAGGCCGCGCTGGAGCGCGGCGACACGCGGGCCCTCTTGCGCAACGACGTGGTGCTCCAGCTCATCCAGGATCCACAGGCGGCGGCACGGCTGGGCGCCGCCGCCCGGGCCTCCGAGAAGCCAGCGCCCGCCGCTAAGCGTTGA
- a CDS encoding J domain-containing protein, producing MPRIAPVVPPNASASPAMPPAMPPAVPGVAAMPTPPVARAPSAVPTMQPLSPGIPPVAPAARPPSVPTIAPAGARPPGATPAPVPPAARPIPTVGPVTPPPVAPRISPPTVAPAGTPPPVLAAGQVVPPVAPAAPAPPRPGNRPTTSLPALAPAGSARPLTPPPVAPPRPPAAASVPPPPPSSEGPALSPEQLVDLESRCAKLDQMDYFELLSLERTAAPSDIKKAFYRESRVYHPDRFFHLESKALKDQVNELYKRVTEAYYVLRDDTKRKKYLTDIAGPDRAQKLRFTDASESETKAAAKKEQEEQIGTHPKGRQFYAQAQKDLESGNPSAAERNLKMALTYEPSNARYKEALAEAQKQTADKSKGDSSFKIR from the coding sequence ATGCCTCGCATCGCGCCGGTCGTTCCTCCCAACGCGAGCGCTTCGCCCGCCATGCCGCCGGCGATGCCTCCCGCGGTGCCCGGCGTCGCGGCCATGCCGACGCCGCCCGTGGCCCGTGCGCCCTCGGCCGTGCCGACCATGCAGCCGCTGAGCCCCGGGATTCCGCCCGTGGCTCCCGCGGCCCGTCCGCCCTCGGTTCCCACCATCGCTCCCGCGGGCGCCCGGCCTCCCGGCGCGACTCCCGCTCCGGTGCCTCCCGCCGCGCGCCCCATCCCCACCGTGGGTCCGGTGACGCCGCCGCCCGTCGCGCCCCGGATCAGCCCTCCCACCGTCGCCCCCGCCGGGACGCCGCCGCCGGTGCTCGCCGCCGGGCAGGTCGTCCCGCCCGTGGCTCCCGCGGCCCCCGCGCCGCCGCGTCCCGGCAACCGGCCCACCACGTCACTGCCCGCCCTGGCTCCCGCAGGCTCCGCCCGTCCGCTGACGCCGCCGCCGGTGGCTCCGCCCCGCCCTCCCGCCGCCGCCAGCGTGCCCCCGCCGCCTCCGTCCTCCGAGGGCCCCGCCCTCAGCCCGGAACAGCTCGTGGACCTGGAGTCCCGCTGCGCGAAGCTCGACCAGATGGACTACTTCGAGCTGCTCAGCCTGGAGCGCACCGCCGCCCCCAGCGACATCAAGAAGGCGTTCTACCGGGAGAGCCGCGTCTACCACCCGGACCGCTTCTTCCATCTCGAGTCCAAGGCCCTCAAGGACCAGGTGAACGAGCTCTACAAGCGCGTCACCGAGGCCTATTACGTCCTGCGCGACGACACCAAGCGCAAGAAGTACCTCACGGACATCGCCGGCCCGGACCGCGCGCAGAAGCTGCGCTTCACCGACGCCTCCGAGTCCGAGACCAAGGCCGCCGCGAAGAAGGAACAGGAAGAGCAGATCGGCACCCACCCCAAGGGCCGTCAGTTCTACGCGCAGGCCCAGAAGGACCTGGAGTCCGGCAACCCGTCCGCCGCGGAGCGCAACCTCAAGATGGCGCTCACCTACGAGCCCTCCAACGCCCGCTACAAGGAAGCCCTCGCGGAAGCCCAGAAGCAGACCGCGGACAAGTCCAAGGGCGACTCCTCGTTCAAGATCCGCTAG
- a CDS encoding class II glutamine amidotransferase encodes MSAILAALSSDPNLLRCELHRLTRQVVLRPDARANALGVGSYAQEEVLLRRLAPDRELTLDDLGPPHESEAVLFHAGRLPLGLSPEENTQPFRARHWLFAHQGPLPDFEPLRAPLLSRVPEHLLRQVRGPTDSEILFALFLTHLRELGRTDDPRLEPAVAGRVLRATVREVEAALVRAGQVRTPPLNLVATNGAVLLATRCGEAPLYYTRLEGSAECAHCGVTPDTPETHPEVGAHRRRRTVVVASHVTRTQGWVELPQGTTLVVGADLQVQHLPA; translated from the coding sequence ATGTCCGCCATCCTCGCCGCGCTGTCGTCGGATCCCAACCTCCTCCGGTGTGAGCTGCACCGGCTGACCCGTCAGGTCGTCCTCCGCCCGGACGCCCGGGCCAACGCCCTGGGCGTGGGTTCCTATGCCCAGGAGGAGGTGCTCCTGCGCCGCCTGGCGCCGGACCGGGAGCTCACCCTGGATGACCTGGGGCCGCCCCACGAATCGGAAGCGGTGCTCTTCCACGCGGGGCGCCTGCCGCTCGGCCTGTCGCCCGAGGAGAACACCCAGCCCTTCCGGGCCCGCCACTGGTTGTTCGCCCACCAGGGGCCGCTGCCGGACTTCGAGCCCCTGCGCGCCCCGCTGCTGTCGCGCGTGCCGGAACACCTCCTGCGGCAGGTGCGGGGCCCCACCGACAGTGAGATCCTCTTCGCCCTGTTCCTCACGCACCTGCGCGAGCTGGGGCGCACGGATGATCCGCGCCTGGAGCCCGCTGTCGCTGGCCGCGTGCTGCGCGCCACGGTGCGCGAGGTGGAGGCCGCGCTCGTCCGGGCCGGGCAGGTGCGCACGCCGCCGTTGAACCTGGTGGCCACCAATGGCGCGGTGCTGCTCGCCACCCGGTGCGGCGAGGCCCCGCTGTACTACACGCGCCTGGAGGGCAGCGCGGAGTGCGCGCACTGCGGCGTGACGCCGGACACGCCGGAGACGCATCCGGAGGTGGGCGCGCACCGCCGCCGCCGCACGGTGGTGGTGGCCAGCCACGTCACGCGCACGCAGGGCTGGGTGGAGCTGCCGCAGGGCACCACGCTGGTGGTGGGCGCGGACCTCCAGGTCCAGCACCTGCCCGCCTGA
- the clpX gene encoding ATP-dependent Clp protease ATP-binding subunit ClpX, translating to MESSARREEAAPLTPREIFERLDRYVIGQEAAKRAVAIAAHNHLKRIQARRMRRQSLIKKSNILLIGPTGSGKTHIARNLAEILHVPFTTVDATEYTEAGYYGKDVEVMVSDLLFKANHSVEDTQRGIIFIDEVDKIARRTQGARNGAGSRDIGGEGVQQSLLKLLEGREVHVPMNVTQAWNKSDFVQVDTRDILFICAGTFSDLHDYGDEGGRAMGFGSDALTAKRKEKRISTKQLVDFGMMAEFLGRMPVMVQLERLGEPDLLRVLTEPPDAITREFKELLSLDEIELEFPESGLREVVRYSIARGLGARGLRSILEHVMSDIMFEAPERKHRQVTVDAAFVKARLAALDDVELNA from the coding sequence ATGGAGTCGTCCGCACGCAGGGAAGAGGCAGCGCCACTGACCCCGCGGGAGATCTTCGAACGGCTGGATCGCTACGTCATCGGACAGGAAGCAGCGAAGCGGGCGGTGGCCATCGCCGCGCACAACCACCTCAAGCGCATCCAGGCGCGCCGGATGCGGCGGCAGTCCCTCATCAAGAAGTCCAACATCCTGCTCATTGGCCCCACGGGCAGCGGCAAGACGCACATCGCGCGCAACCTGGCGGAGATCCTCCACGTCCCGTTCACCACCGTGGACGCCACCGAGTACACGGAGGCGGGCTACTACGGGAAGGACGTGGAGGTGATGGTGTCCGACCTGCTCTTCAAGGCGAACCACTCCGTGGAGGACACCCAGCGGGGCATCATCTTCATCGACGAGGTCGACAAGATCGCCCGCCGCACGCAGGGCGCGCGCAACGGCGCGGGCAGCCGCGACATCGGCGGTGAGGGCGTGCAGCAGTCGCTCCTGAAGCTCCTGGAAGGGCGCGAGGTGCACGTGCCCATGAACGTGACGCAGGCGTGGAACAAGAGCGACTTCGTGCAGGTGGACACGCGCGACATCCTCTTCATCTGCGCGGGCACGTTCAGCGACCTGCACGACTACGGCGACGAGGGCGGCCGGGCCATGGGCTTCGGCTCGGACGCGCTCACGGCGAAGCGCAAGGAGAAGCGCATCTCCACGAAGCAACTGGTGGACTTCGGGATGATGGCGGAGTTCCTGGGCCGCATGCCGGTGATGGTGCAGCTGGAGCGGCTGGGCGAGCCCGACCTCCTGCGCGTGCTCACCGAGCCGCCGGATGCCATCACCCGCGAGTTCAAGGAGCTCCTGTCGCTGGATGAGATCGAGCTGGAGTTCCCGGAGAGCGGCCTGCGGGAGGTGGTGCGCTACTCCATCGCGCGCGGGCTGGGGGCTCGCGGCCTGCGCTCCATCCTGGAGCACGTGATGTCGGACATCATGTTCGAGGCGCCGGAGCGCAAGCACCGCCAGGTGACGGTGGACGCGGCGTTCGTGAAGGCGCGGCTCGCGGCGCTGGACGACGTGGAGCTCAACGCTTAG
- a CDS encoding molybdenum cofactor synthesis domain-containing protein: protein MHVSAFVVTCSDSRDEAHDGSGKDLRDGLAAAGHTVAGHTVVKDDPEAIRGALAQAQAAGARAVLFTGGTGIGRRDCTVETLRALFEKELPGFGELFRMLSYQRIGSPAMMSRATAGTYQGMILFALPGSPQAVKLALDALILPELGHAVRELTR, encoded by the coding sequence GTGCATGTCAGCGCTTTCGTGGTGACGTGCTCGGACAGCCGGGACGAGGCGCACGACGGCAGCGGGAAGGACCTGCGCGACGGCCTGGCCGCCGCGGGGCACACCGTCGCCGGGCACACGGTGGTGAAGGATGATCCGGAGGCCATCCGGGGCGCGCTCGCGCAGGCGCAGGCGGCGGGGGCCCGCGCGGTGCTCTTCACCGGAGGCACCGGCATCGGCCGGCGCGACTGCACGGTGGAGACGCTGCGTGCGCTCTTCGAGAAGGAGCTGCCCGGCTTCGGCGAGCTGTTCCGGATGCTGTCGTACCAGCGCATCGGCAGCCCCGCGATGATGTCGCGCGCCACGGCCGGCACGTACCAGGGGATGATCCTCTTCGCGCTGCCAGGCTCGCCGCAGGCCGTGAAGCTGGCGCTGGACGCGCTCATCCTCCCGGAACTCGGCCACGCGGTGCGCGAACTCACGCGTTAG